The Pyrenophora tritici-repentis strain M4 chromosome 2, whole genome shotgun sequence genome window below encodes:
- a CDS encoding PRP38-assoc domain containing protein has translation MFRTINAISDNVSTGGRHPRRSSDMQPPPQPSVTDFPIGRKKRKDKAPATPAAKTPAASDLRILHPTPNKLLAKAPLLSMSLFVDPNQAVEAPSATPHFQLQKETAKSPQCCRLQSLRNKNVLSAKITHSEFTFITIVQNETEDEFELYLGRESPLEEFQVPVCTDDDLLELATSNTAFLRSLAIELMKFAAACAPILDANIDAITKEAHEAAVNRLRLRITKAEAKLSWYEKEVSKLTETIETTNAELEHTNRERNELKLEVERFYRPSSSKTAGCTNPTYQDWYEDWKHEEAQSIKFHGLYEEFFRKHQEERARADRYHQQRAERDADYEDVVAQNCALEEQLVQATENTRKLETSLTQQQREYNDVVARLQRYDHNFRPYTLQRREDRGRNSHLSTQRNRRHESPERRTDRRTASPNPYPSRQATPVVTRPAPRPRGDSHSRSRSRSRRDRANPLNQDPHRYIPPPYNGQQSVQQAASTVGGLSLSFKLPDIEVWKGNDDTKNYDKWRRSAIQKCESLPEDKQLAYLEMKVDGAAWQYIDDLKFEHYLDLLEGLDPYYARSTYEKVSEAQSQLADGSLKMGSSESFADWRGRFMSVCRLVKLPDSAMIGYARAFLRPGLAAAASHAFDDEQENALVKFLDAARKSDLTQKQINQGKTAADKPRTKPRTRSPNDRNPARKARSGRGQHREATTTRTEWQKDAMAKAKVCFRCGETGHQARDKKGCAILDWDQIKPKLSSMHLYAMGADFDAEDDDSNASTEEEPDRIQELDWRKDIQQNRETRENHNRLKVAAARILSPEVGDQDNSQDVQDHYISAIAVKGHLRSTKQLRYDSYTLTSSKEWKKTTTLIDTGASASFVNRRWAKAMGLPIMSTSSPIQLSLADGKVVDTLNEAVEIQVKHGSHLSPVVCFVADVGDFDLILGMTWLEDHDPGLTFSPRSMKFSSSHCTSCCLDHGLPETVYGDGKTPSLSESRQTTPVGEICIITAKAAYLMAAHNPDEAIWVEPQDWEKLADPPDDNNDCDLDSFKRNIARLAAVTQEDYDHYMNKMESPHMTEAEIRKLVPDWLYSKMPDLFSPIQAGKLAPHREGVDHEIDTDGRIHKPKIYGLTRTETRAIKAYIDDMLGRGFIRPSTSPYASPVLVVKKPGGGLRICVDYRQLNAITKKNRNAPPSIKETLARMAKVRWMTIVDVVAAFNTVRIKEGDEEKTAFLTRYGLYEYVVMPFGLCNAPGTFQTFINETLREYLDDICTAYLDDVLIYTCDDDESVHEADVIKVLSKIRDAGLHLDPTKCKFKVKKVKYLGLILTTEGIEMDPKKVSTILDWQIPRSVKDVQSFLGFANFYRRFIKGFSYIAKALTELTRKDGEGKDQRHQFPLIADSKAIQAFHRLKDAFKTAGVLAHFDPDLETWLETDASDFVTAAILSQKDATGVLRPVAFLSHKMNPAECNYEIYDKELLAIVNAFEQWRFELSGTDDPIMVLSDHQALQTFMTTKRLNRRQARWAEFMAEFNFIIKRFDKASWRPTRVTDDIRRRHQLQVVIKPDQVDPEARVCTINIAKDGGSRHAVYLANLITQRTLPDSIPAVAQMLYQLSEEDNISERYAVLAALPGIEPEGGENGVSHDLTSKRSLCAADNVTISPITTPIAATSAPAIPNETPAAINVPAPPNNELTIDALLDNIKAAYKDDKVLQAIVKAKKDGLRRLPFKLIHGEEHLRLELGDCEITDELLYVRNKVYVPPAPFAPKLLNKPQELDRLTKKKKFIPMASMTTDALVVAFIEYIWREEGFPEEIISDRGAQFVSYFWKRLCQRLGVRPKFSTAHHPQTDGQTENANSYLKQYLRAYVNYEQDNWALFLPIAEFEANSSTSSTTGKSPFFATKGYNPRKRLNADAFADRMKTLQDELRASMQWAQAKQAEYANEGRLPAPAFKVGDQVMLDTRNLRTKRPSASLDLKNRGPFTIVRAINNTAYELDLPANMKRIHNVFHPWLLHLVDDNPLTGQTQDPEVPAEFDPEVEDDTEYTVEAIEDCRINKKLKDPAARGRKGKTTQGLLQYLVRWANYPDGPTILHGNHT, from the exons ATGTTTAGAACTATCAACGCCATTAGCGACAACGTCTCTACCGGCGGCCGCCACCCCCGCCGATCTAGCGACATGCAGCCTCCTCCACAGCCCAGCGTGACTGACTTCCCTATTGGCCGCAAGAAGCGCAAAGACAAAGCGCCCGCGACCCCCGCAGCCAAGACTCCAGCCGCGAGCGACCTAAGGATACTGCATCCGACACCCAACAAACTATTAGCCAAGGCCCCGCTCCTAAGCATGAGCCTGTTCGTCGATCCGAACCAGGCCGTCGAAGCACCTTCGGCTACCCCGCACTTCCAGTTACAGAAGGAGACAGCCAAGAGCCCACAATG TTGTCGACTCCAATCCCTCAGAAACAAGAACGTCTTGTCTGCCAAGATTACTCACTCTGAGTTCACGTTCATCACTATTGTACAAAACGAGACTGAGGATGAATTTGAGCTGTACCTAGGCCGAGAATCTCCCCTGGAAGAATTCCAAGTCCCCGTCTGCACTGACGACGACTTATTGGAGCTAGCCACTTCAAACACCGCGTTCCTGCGCTCTCTAGCTATTGAGCTCATGAAGTTCGCCGCTGCTTGCGCTCCTATCCTGGACGCGAACATCGATGCAATAACCAAGGAAGCTCACGAAGCCGCTGTTAACCGCTTACGCCTTCGCATCACTAAGGCTGAAGCTAAGCTTAGCTGGTACGAGAAGGAAGTCTCAAAGCTGACTGAGACTATTGAGACTACTAATGCTGAGTTGGAACACACCAACCGAGAGCGTAATGAGCTTAAGCTAGAGGTCGAGCGCTTTTATCGTCCTTCATCCTCCAAGACCGCCGGTTGCACTAACCCTACTTACCAAGACTGGTATGAGGACTGGAAACACGAAGAAGCGCAGTCCATTAAGTTCCACGGCCTGTACGAGGAGTTCTTCAGGAAGCACCAGGAAGAGCGCGCCCGCGCAGACCGCTATCACCAGCAGCGCGCAGAACGCGACGCCGACTACGAAGATGTGGTCGCCCAGAACTGCGCACTTGAAGAACAACTTGTCCAAGCTACTGAGAATACCCGCAAGCTAGAGACCTCTCTAACTCAGCAACAGCGTGAGTACAATGACGTTGTTGCGCGCCTTCAGCGATATGATCATAACTTCCGCCCGTACACcttgcagcgtcgcgagGACCGCGGTCGTAACAGTCATCTATCTACTCAGCGCAACCGACGACACGAGTCACCTGAGCGCCGTACAGATCGCCGCACTGCATCACCTAACCCGTATCCTAGCCGACAAGCCACTCCTGTTGTTACTCGGCCTGCGCCTCGCCCTCGCGGCGACTCTCACTCAAGATCGCGCTCCCGCTCCCGCCGAGATCGCGCGAATCCGTTGAACCAAGATCCTCACCGATATATCCCTCCTCCATACAACGGCCAGCAATCAGTACAACAGGCAGCGTCCACAGTTGGAGGTCTAAGCCTTTCCTTTAAGCTCCCCGACATTGAAGTCTGGAAAGGCAACGATGATACCAAGAACTACGACAAGTGGCGTCGGTCAGCCATCCAGAAGTGCGAATCTCTGCCTGAAGACAAGCAATTGGCCTACTTGGAGATGAAGGTGGACGGCGCAGCATGGCAATATATTGACGATCTCAAGTTCGAACACTACTTGGACCTTCTTGAAGGACTGGACCCATACTACGCGCGCTCTACCTACGAGAAGGTCTCAGAAGCACAGTCGCAACTCGCTGATGGCTCTCTCAAGATGGGATCGTCTGAATCCTTTGCAGATTGGCGTGGGCGCTTTATGAGCGTGTGTCGCCTAGTGAAGCTTCCAGACAGCGCCATGATTGGCTACGCTCGCGCTTTCCTGCGACCTGgcctcgccgccgccgcctcaCACGCCTTTGACGATGAGCAAGAGAATGCTCTTGTCAAGTTCCTTGACGCCGCCCGCAAGTCTGATCTAACACAGAAACAGATTAATCAAGGCAAGACCGCTGCTGACAAACCTCGCACCAAGCCGCGCACGCGCTCCCCAAATGATCGTAATCCTGCACGAAAGGCTCGCTCTGGCCGAGGACAACATCGCGAAGCTACTACGACGCGCACAGAGTGGCAGAAGGACGCAATGGCTAAGGCTAAGGTCTGCTTCCGTTGTGGCGAGACTGGTCACCAGGCGCGCGATAAGAAGGGTTGCGCAATCTTAGACTGGGACCAAATCAAGCCTAAGCTTAGTAGTATGCATCTCTATGCTATGGGAGCGGACTTCGAcgccgaagacgacgacTCTAATGCTTCCACTGAAGAGGAGCCTGA TCGCATTCAGGAGCTAGACTGGCGCAAGGACATACAACAGAACCGCGAGACGCGAGAAAACCATAACCGTCTCAAGGTCGCTGCCGCCAGGATACTATCTCCAGAAGTCGGAGATCAGGACAACTCACAAGACGTCCAAGACCACTACATCTCTGCGATCGCCGTTAAGGGCCATCTTCGATCTACTAAACAACTACGTTACGACTCCTACACCCTCACTTCTTCTAAGGAATGGAAAAAGACAACTACTCTTATCGACACAGGCGCTAGCGCTTCCTTTGTGAACAGGCGATGGGCTAAAGCCATGGGCCTGCCCATAATGTCTACCTCTTCACCTATCCAGCTTTCTCTCGCGGATGGGAAGGTTGTTGATACATTGAATGAAGCCGTGGAAATCCAAGTCAAACACGGCAGCCACTTATCACCAGTCGTGTGCTTCGTCGCTGACGTAGGAGACTTTGATCTTATCCTTGGTATGACTTGGCTGGAAGACCACGACCCCGGTCTCACCTTCTCACCGCGGAGCATGAAGTTCTCTTCTTCACATTGTACTTCATGTTGTCTCGACCACGGTCTCCCTGAGACAGTATACGGCGACGGCAAGACTCCATCACTTTCAGAATCTCGGCAAACCACGCCCGTGGGCGAGATCTGCATTATCACCGCCAAGGCCGCCTACCTCATGGCTGCGCACAACCCAGACGAAGCCATCTGGGTCGAACCACAAGACTGGGAGAAGCTTGCTGACCCTCCAGACGACAATAACGATTGCGATTTAGACTCCTTCAAACGCAACATCGCCCGCCTCGCCGCCGTCACACAAGAGGACTACGACCACTATATGAACAAGATGGAGAGTCCACATATGACGGAAGCGGAGATCCGCAAACTGGTGCCAGACTGGTTGTACAGCAAGATGCCAGACTTGTTCAGTCCTATACAAGCAGGGAAGTTGGCACCTCATCGCGAAGGCGTTGACCATGAGATTGACACCGACGGACGCATTCACAAGCCTAAGATCTATGGGCTCACACGAACGGAGACCAGGGCCATCAAGGCCTACATCGACGACATGCTCGGACGCGGATTCATCCGACCGTCCACATCTCCGTACGCGTCACCTGTCTTAGTTGTCAAGAAACCAGGTGGCGGACTTCGCATCTGCGTTGACTACCGTCAGCTCAACgccatcaccaagaagaacCGCAACGCTCCACCCTCCATCAAGGAAACGCTGGCCCGCATGGCCAAGGTACGATGGATGACGATTGTCGACGTTGTGGCTGCATTCAACACTGTTCGGATCAAAGAAGGCGATGAAGAAAAGACAGCCTTTCTCACTCGGTATGGGCTATACGAATACGTTGTCATGCCCTTCGGCCTCTGCAATGCGCCTGGCACTTTCCAGACCTTTATCAATGAGACACTCCGCGAGTACCTTGACGATATCTGTACAGCTTACCTCGACGACGTCCTTATATACACCTgcgacgatgacgagtcAGTTCATGAAGCCGACGTCATCAAGGTCCTCTCTAAGATACGCGACGCTGGCCTCCATCTTGATCCCACGAAGTGCAAATTCAAGGTCAAGAAAGTGAAGTACCTAGGCCTCATCCTCACTACAGAGGGCATCGAAATGGATCCAAAAAAGGTCTCCACTATACTAGACTGGCAAATACCGCGCTCAGTCAAAGACGTCCAGTCTTTCCTTGGTTTCGCCAACTTCTACCGTCGCTTCATCAAAGGCTTCTCCTACATCGCAAAAGCCTTGACAGAACTCACGCGCAAGGATGGCGAAGGCAAGGACCAGAGACATCAGTTCCCgctcatcgctgatagcaAAGCTATACAAGCTTTCCATCGACTTAAGGACGCCTTTAAGACTGCAGGAGTCCTTGCACACTTCGATCCTGACCTAGAGACTTGGTTGGAAACCGATGCCTCAGATTTCGTTACTGCAGCTATCCTCTCTCAGAAGGACGCGACAGGAGTCCTCCGCCCAGTTGCTTTCCTATCGCACAAGATGAACCCTGCGGAATGCAATTATGAGATATACGACAAGGAACTCCTAGCTATTGTCAACGCCTTTGAGCAATGGCGCTTTGAGCTGTCTGGTACTGATGATCCTATTATGGTGTTGTCTGACCATCAAGCCCTTCAGACCTTTATGACCACAAAGCGCCTCAACAGACGCCAAGCCCGTTGGGCGGAATTCATGGCAGAGTTCAACTTCATTATCAA ACGCTTTGACAAGGCGTCCTGGCGACCTACCCGAGTCACCGACGACATCCGCCGTCGGCATCAACTCCAGGTAGTCATCAAGCCTGACCAAGTCGATCCTGAAGCGCGCGTCTGCACCATCAACATCGCCAAGGATGGAGGTTCTCGCCATGCAGTCTACCTCGCAAATCTCATCACACAGCGCACCCTTCCTGACTCTATCCCCGCAGTCGCGCAAATGCTGTATCAACTTAGCGAGGAAGACAACATCTCTGAACGGTACGCCGTCCTCGCCGCACTGCCTGGCATCGAGCCTGAGGGGGGAGAAAACGGCGTCTCCCATGACCTCACGAGCAAAAGATCGCTCTGTGCAGCCGATAACGTTACAATCTCGCCTATTACAACGCCAATCGCCGCAACTAGTGCGCCCGCGATACCAAACGAGACGCCCGCCGCAATTAATGTGCCCGCGCCACCGAACAACGAGCTGACTATTGATGCTCTGCTTGACAATATCAAGGCAGCATACAAGGATGATAAGGTGTTGCAGGCGATCGTCAAAGCCAAGAAGGACGGCCTACGACGCCTGCCGTTCAAACTCATACATGGAGAAGAGCACCTCAGGCTGGAACTTGGCGATTGCGAGATCACCGACGAACTACTCTATGTGCGCAACAAGGTCTACGTCCCGCCGGCGCCGTTCGCACCCAAGTTATTGAACAAGCCACAAGAGC TCGACCGActcaccaagaagaagaagttcatCCCAATGGCTAGTATGACCACCGACGCCCTTGTGGTAGCCTTTATCGAATACATCTGGCGAGAAGAGGGCTTTCCTGAGGAGATTATCTCAGACCGTGGAGCGCAGTTTGTCTCTTACTTTTGGAAGCGACTATGCCAGCGTCTGGGTGTACGCCCGAAGTTCTCGACCGCTCACCATCCCCAGACTGACGGACAAACCGAGAACGCGAACTCCTACCTCAAGCAATACCTACGCGCCTATGTCAACTACGAGCAGGATAACTGGGCGCTTTTTCTGCCAATAGCTGAATTCGAAGCCAACtccagcaccagcagcacaACTGGCAAGTCGCCTTTCTTCGCGACTAAAGGATACAACCCACGGA AACGTCTCAACGCTGACGCTTTCGCGGATCGCATGAAAACGCTGCAGGACGAGCTGCGAGCTTCAATGCAATGGGCGCAAGCAAAACAAGCAGAATACGCCAATGAAGGAAGGCTACCCGCACCAGCTTTCAAAGTCGGCGACCAAGTGATGCTGGACACTCGCAACCTACGGACGAAAAGACCCTCCGCGTCATTAGACCTAAAGAACCGCGGTCCCTTTACTATCGTTCGcgccatcaacaacaccgcATACGAGCTAGATCTTCCCGCTAACATGAAGCGCATCCACAATGTCTTCCACCCATGGCTCTTACACTTGGTTGACGACAACCCACTTACTGGACAAACACAAGATCCTGAGGTCCCTGCGGAGTTCGACCCAGAAGTGGAAGACGACACTGAATACACTGTCGAAGCAATCGAAGACTGCCGCATTAATAAGAAGCTTAAGGATCCTGCCGCCCGCGGTCGCAAGGGCAAGACTACCCAAGGCCTGCTCCAATACTTGGTACGATGGGCAAACTATCCCGACGGCCCGACAATCCTTCATGGGAACCATACATGA